A portion of the Bactrocera neohumeralis isolate Rockhampton chromosome 2, APGP_CSIRO_Bneo_wtdbg2-racon-allhic-juicebox.fasta_v2, whole genome shotgun sequence genome contains these proteins:
- the LOC126763331 gene encoding defective chorion-1 protein, FC106 isoform isoform X1 — protein MFWCKHFAVLAFLLALSVSSNASSQDKSTTAAAETTQDEDTIDLTPPADLTTEKDEDERGADQIVGQSLFPPILGQSILPTPFNLFSAMFPALNSLLLMGNLFPATSLLGAPSLLGSTHQLGAAASDEMPADSKVVLVLAEDRNPNAAMRAAHQEAARTIRQNDMFSQFLAQFGQADFGQMLAQSLEQMQQQNPNQLLQQNAGQLLQQFVPQDFSQTMGQLLSQTFQQFPGLDMSQLPMLGQAPPSTDPSVGSALPEAEGEAAASAGGAAPQAPTGFQIPNFQSAFDAGTQLLGQALQQPNSDSSSGFQLPNFQSALDAGTQMLGQAFQQANADVASGGFQLPNFQSVIDTSNQMLSQGGSLFNLRPLQSLDPSTSASDAEPAASQISEVRVKPDTISIADHDQKRQKDVNMDELKMTSALQKALLHKKLPILWFRIPADSSENVHDLGVKEPNASKVKNVEEKQLQTKLKAFQRQVMTELKLLQDIERQAKEMRAASLGSKSQNFKDDANANTHTSMLSKIPIHKITRSDIEKALNDDYVKKLLHKAAIANRKEVGKMPIYTPSGINIKRQTSKSMMAPRQMSRDDIVRLMAYAYRMASDNGIRMLESSESNKPSGDPELDGNQATGDTSKTTERKWPSDAKTPMNRQWLNEENRNSDAKAFKQDPQLMQMRQMWAEPKPQVAIQQPMMMQQMPMMQQHEMPQMVAKQAPMELQHMPMSMMQQQQMPQMVAQQAPKELQHIPMPIMQQPHMSAPQAPMEMRQMSRTMQEPRMVAQQTPMEQIQEPQMLAQQAPMQIQQMPMPIMQQQQMPQMVAQQLPMEIQQMPIPMMQQLQMPQMVAQQVPMEIQQMPMPMMQQQQMPQMLAQQAPNEMQHIPMPMMQQPHMEAQQAPMEMRQMSRTMQEPRTVAQQIPMMMQNPRVAMQQLPILMQHTPMISQQPQTEEMPQMGTQDGTMMLQQMSPDMQRHTEEQNVVGEATPQMSENAGKARFKGGSAFDEFDMLGLGGGHDKGKKQKHGSHSGLRPTIINYYYNAGGRPSTYNTGGYGGGSSGYGSSSKPSYGASYGSGGSESYGTPNAYAGNAPSYGSYGASAAGSYSSGSYRTAVGDDEIRAMLQEHSQMVTHFRK, from the exons atgttttgg TGTAAACATTTTGCGGTGCTGGCATTTTTGCTGGCTTTATCGGTGTCCTCAAATGCATCGTCCCAAGACAAATCAACAACTGCAGCAGCGGAAACGACTCAAGATGAGGACACAATCGACTTGACGCCACCTGCAGACCTCACAACCGAAAAGGACGAAGATGAACGCGGTGCAGACCAG ATCGTGGGCCAGTCTTTGTTTCCACCGATCCTAGGACAGTCTATCTTGCCAACACCATTCAACTTGTTTAGTGCAATGTTTCCGGCGTTGAACTCCTTACTACTAATGGGTAACTTGTTCCCTGCCACGTCTCTTTTGGGCGCGCCCTCGTTATTGGGTTCAACACATCAATTAGGAGCTGCAGCGAGCGATGAGATGCCAGCCGATTCAAAGGTTGTTTTGGTGTTAGCTGAAGACCGTAATCCTAATGCTGCGATGAGAGCAGCACATCAGGAAGCTGCACGAACAATTCGGCAAAATGATATGTTTAGTCAGTTCTTGGCTCAATTCGGTCAAGCTGATTTTGGGCAGATGTTAGCGCAGTCATTggaacaaatgcaacaacagaATCCCAATCAATTGTTACAGCAGAATGCTGGGCAGTTATTACAGCAATTTGTGCCGCAAGATTTCTCTCAGACGATGGGTCAACTTTTATCGCAAACATTTCAACAGTTCCCCGGTTTAGATATGTCACAGCTTCCAATGTTAGGGCAGGCACCACCATCCACCGATCCTTCAGTAGGTTCAGCATTGCCGGAAGCGGAAGGTGAAGCCGCTGCTTCTGCAGGCGGTGCTGCACCACAAGCGCCTACGGGCTTCCAAATTCCAAATTTTCAGTCAGCCTTCGATGCAGGAACACAATTATTGGGTCAGGCTTTGCAACAACCAAATAGTGATTCAAGTTCTGGTTTCCAGTTACCAAATTTTCAATCAGCTTTGGACGCAGGTACACAAATGCTGGGCCAGGCCTTTCAACAAGCTAATGCCGATGTAGCTTCTGGTGGATTTCAACTACCCAACTTTCAGTCTGTCATAGATACGAGTAACCAAATGCTGAGCCAGGGAGGCAGCTTATTTAATCTTCGTCCGCTGCAATCGCTAGATCCATCCACATCTGCATCAGATGCAGAACCAGCAGCTTCACAGATATCTGAAGTTCGTGTCAAACCGGATACCATTTCCATAGCTGACCATGACCAGAAAAGGCAAAAGGATGTGAACATGGATGAATTGAAAATGACGTCGGCCTTACAAAAAGCTCTTCTACATAAGAAATTACCAATTTTGTGGTTCCGCATTCCCGCTGATTCATCTGAAAACGTTCATGACCTTGGAGTGAAAGAACCCAAtgcatctaaagtgaaaaatgtcgAAGAAAAGCAACTACAAACAAAGTTGAAAGCGTTCCAACGCCAAGTTATGACCGAATTGAAGCTCCTACAGGACATAGAACGTCAAGCTAAGGAAATGCGTGCAGCGTCATTGGGCTCAAAGTCGCAGAATTTTAAAGATGATGCTAATGCTAACACACATACTAGTATGTTGAGTAAGATACCAATTCATAAGATAACCCGCTCTGATATTGAGAAAGCTTTGAATGACGATTATGTCAAAAAGCTTTTGCATAAAGCCGCAATTGCGAATCGCAAAGAAGTTGGAAAGATGCCCATATATACGCCAAGTGGTATAAATATCAAACGCCAAACCTCTAAGTCAATGATGGCTCCACGACAAATGTCAAGAGATGACATTGTGCGCTTGATGGCCTATGCATATCGCATGGCAAGTGATAATGGAATTCGAATGTTGGAATCTTCAGAGAGTAATAAGCCATCAGGCGACCCGGAATTAGATGGTAATCAAGCTACCGGAGATACTTCCAAAACAACAGAACGTAAGTGGCCATCCGATGCAAAGACGCCAATGAATAGACAGTGGCTGAATGAAGAAAATCGGAATTCAGATGCAAAAGCTTTTAAACAGGATCCCCAGTTAATGCAAATGAGACAAATGTGGGCGGAGCCAAAGCCACAAGTAGCAATACAGCAGCCTATGATGATGCAGCAGATGCCAATGATGCAACAACATGAGATGCCTCAAATGGTAGCGAAGCAAGCTCCAATGGAATTACAACACATGCCGATGTCAatgatgcaacaacaacagatgcCTCAGATGGTAGCGCAGCAAGCTCCAAAGGAGTTGCAACATATACCGATGCCAATAATGCAACAACCACATATGTCAGCCCCCCAAGCTCCAATGGAGATGCGACAGATGTCAAGGACGATGCAAGAGCCGCGGATGGTAGCACAGCAAACACCTATGGAACAAATTCAAGAGCCACAGATGCTAGCACAGCAAGCGCCAATGCAGATTCAACAGATGCCGATGCCAATAATGCAACAACAGCAGATGCCTCAGATGGTAGCACAACAACTTCCAATGGAGATACAACAGATGCCGATCCCAATGATGCAACAACTACAGATGCCTCAGATGGTAGCACAACAAGTTCCAATGGAGATACAACAGATGCCGATGCCAATGATGCAACAACAGCAGATGCCTCAGATGCTAGCGCAGCAAGCTCCAAATGAGATGCAGCATATACCGATGCCTATGATGCAACAACCACATATGGAAGCCCAACAAGCTCCAATGGAAATGCGTCAGATGTCAAGGACGATGCAAGAGCCCCGGACGGTAGCGCAGCAAATACCGATGATGATGCAAAATCCTCGGGTAGCGATGCAGCAGCTGCCTATACTAATGCAACACACGCCTATGATATCGCAACAACCTCAGACCGAGGAAATGCCGCAAATGGGTACACAAGACGGTACCATGATGTTGCAACAAATGTCGCCGGATATGCAACGGCACACCGAAGAACAAAACGTAGTCGGTGAGGCTACGCCACAAATGTCTGAGAATGCTGGAAAAGCTCGATTTAAAG GCGGCTCCGCTTTTGATGAATTCGATATGCTTGGACTGGGTGGAGGCCATGATAaagggaaaaaacaaaaacatggaTCACATTCTGGCTTGAGACCGACAATTATTAATTACTATTACAATGCCGGTGGCCGTCCATCGACTTATAACACTGGTGGCTATGGCGGTGGAAGTTCAGGCTATGGCTCAAGCAGCAAACCCAGCTATGGGGCGAGTTATGGTAGCGGTGGTAGTGAAAGTTATGGTACGCCTAACGCCTATGCTGGAAATGCACCAAGTTATGGAAGCTACGGTGCAAGTGCCGCAGGAAGCTACAGTAGCGGATCTTACAGAACTGCTGTTGGAGATGATGAAATAAGAGCAATGCTTCAGGAGCACTCACAAATG
- the LOC126763386 gene encoding uncharacterized protein LOC126763386: MPAGSKVDRVVDGGIVKKLRARKTAQICKKRPTQVAAKGQLQRSRGVIVTMSVEQSGGISLKTPEGVATSHSRKISTTSALFSPMGVSIGVVCESTTENKEVIVDMKNCLNDNTKIPMDQMNIVPEIKIPMKTNSKPLIFQFRKDLSFLSDQQIEKLSEFNVNSIQELLNIPFGKLLELKLSNKQLQLLNALVKSEMRGKKNPKEAQPLKAMAEELDKLDANDDDDEKPLVIDESLHTIYENKNVSNIKEERSLEAIEKCFTQIRSVKVPQSRAALKEVRSELTEIIAELNEKENKILDNIRNKKDTVKTDFTEEDVTTTTTPTNPNLQPTVMIRKLPTPLRKQKFNVDADSTTNLDLTISNESEVKTVADVAEAKKPRSAPVQKKAKKRNMKVMNLMECKSNADQEKFDISENADVHISEVSDVKKESDRQSKGLEDRFELMSKIPSLGSPLLTSEIIEIVKFEDSGVVLDESLKFNNQKVCEQDIHSKVPVLTNDLDTSANDLGSNVSLSSKCEDKFEGPIISAKRRIEFDAKANVESGKDTDTVVRISNTPLSPISNEIMSPIKSNFFTYNHESALEINGQCTGIFYLVKEIDLSNISINKPNNLDMLLRSNTADPRLLKFLKKENSTLHSSATFCGINKVVQSDPRRSSSVYNAETFLKQHNQDQSQPTPNMLLYGCLQRSPWYQSLMSTMKIQINQTISILVRAINNFQKIRLSDPYAVFDIFKIYCAGELLEILENLGLFVDVNGVIYEKKNMSSYGGRSYGCASVVNATYSFIQPVEPQSVTVQQQMRSFTSRATNFSALPTTFQPSESFISCYIDSPRVATNKSPQMPQSYLRRSKPSSYRAPLPSVPPRRHCGLKVPYPSNTAPTRSSLSPIKRQPRCSDSEEENWDLDENIKSSTPLKPPLSPSSA, translated from the exons ATGCCTGCTGGTTCAAAAGTCGATAGGGTCGTAGATGGcggaattgtgaaaaaattgcgGGCGCGGAAAACTGCACAAATATGCAAAAAACGTCCAACTCAAGTAGCTGCGAAGGGCCAATTACAACGTAGTAGAGGAGTAATTGTGACAATGTCCGTTGAACAAAGCGGTGGAATATCGTTAAAAACCCCTGAAGGTGTTGCAACATCCCACTCGAGAAAAATATCAACAACTTCTGCATTATTCAGTCCTATGGGTGTTTCTATTGGAGTTGTATGTGAGAGTACAACAGAAAATAAGGAAG tGATAGTGGATATGAAAAATTGCCTGAACGACAATACAAAAATTCCAATGGATCAGATGAATATAGTTCCAGAAATTAAAATACCAATGAAGACAAATTCCAAGCCATTAATCTTCCAATTTCGaaaggatttaagctttttGAGCGACCAACAGATAGAAAAATTATCTGAATTTAATGTTAACAGTATTCAAGAATTGTTGAATATACCATTTGGGAAATTGCTTGAATTAAAACTCAGTAACAAACAATTACAGTTACTTAATGCCTTAGTAAAAAGTGAAATGCGGggaaaaaaaaatcccaaagaAGCGCAACCATTAAAAGCTATGGCAGAGGAATTGGACAAATTAGACGCaaatgacgatgatgatgagaAACCATTAGTAATAGACGAAAGCCTCCACACTATTTATGAG aataaaaacgtatcaaatattaaagaagAACGCAGCTTAGAAGCCATTGAGAAATGTTTTACTCAAATTCGCAGTGTCAAAGTGCCTCAATCACGAGCTGCCCTAAAAGAAGTACGATCGGAGTTAACTGAAATTATTGCGGAATTGAATGAAAAAGAGAACAAGATATTGGATAATATACGTAATAAAAAGGATACAGTTAAAACAGATTTTACCGAAGAAGACGTCACAACTACTA CGACACCAACAAATCCAAATCTACAACCGACAGTTATGATCAGAAAATTACCAACTCCGTTAAGGAAGCAGAAATTTAATGTGGATGCAGACAGTACGACAAATCTTGATCTTACTATTTCCAATGAAAGCGAAGTGAAAACTGTAGCCGATGTAGCTGAAGCTAAGAAACCAAGGTCGGCACCGGTCcagaaaaaagcaaagaaacgTAATATGAAGGTTATGAATTTAATGGAGTGTAAAAGTAACGCAGACCAAGAAAAATTCg ATATATCAGAAAATGCAGACGTACATATTTCCGAAGTGTCAGATGTTAAGAAAGAATCCGATCGTCAATCTAAAGGGTTGGAAGACAGATTTGAGCTTATGTCAAAGATTCCTTCGCTAGGGTCTCCCCTACTTACGTCAGAGATAATCGAAATTGTGAAGTTTGAAGATAGTGGTGTTGTATTGGATGagtctttaaaatttaacaatcaAAAGGTTTGCGAGCAAGACATACATTCAAAGGTTCCAGTGCTGACTAATGATTTAGATACTAGTGCTAATGATCTAGGAAGCAATGTATCACTTAGTTCGAAGTGCGAAG atAAGTTTGAAGGACCAATAATCTCAGCAAAGCGACGAATTGAGTTCGACGCTAAGGCAAACGTTGAAAGTGGCAAAGACACAGACACGGTGGTAAGGATTTCCAATACACCCTTGTCACCCATATCTAATGAAATTATGAGTCCAATAAAGTCAAATTTCTTTACCTATAATCATGAGTCAGCTTTGGAAATCAATGGTCAATGTAcaggaattttttatttg GTCAAGGAAATTGATCTAtcaaatatttccataaataaacCAAATAATTTAGATATGTTATTGCGTTCTAATACCGCTGATCCCAGACTgttgaaattcttaaaaaag GAAAACAGTACTTTGCATTCTTCGGCAACATTTTGTGGCATCAATAAAGTTGTTCAAAGCGATCCCCGGCGTTCGAGCAGCGTTTACAATGCGGagacatttttaaaacaacataACCAAGACCAATCTCAGCCAACGCCCAATATGCTTCTGTACGGTTGCTTGCAGCGTTCACCATGGTATCAGTCCCTTATGTCTActatgaaaatacaaataaatcaaaCTATTTCGATATTGGTGCGCGCtatcaataattttcaaaaaattcgctTGAGTGATCCGTATGCCGTTTTCgacatattcaaaatttattgcgcCGGCGAGTTGTTGGAAATTTTGGAAAACCTTGGACTTTTCGTTGATGTTAATGGTGTCatatatgaaaagaaaaatatgtcaaGTTATGGGGGTCGATCATACGGTTGTGCGTCCGTTGTTAATGCTACATACAGTTTCATACAACCGGTGGAGCCACAGTCCGTgacagtacaacaacaaatgcgctcTTTTACTTCGCGAGCGACAAATTTTTCTGCCTTACCTACAACATTTCAACCGTCTGAATCATTCATAAGCTGCTATATTGATTCGCCTCGGGTCGCAACGAATAAGTCTCCACAAATGCCGCAATCGTATTTACGTCGTTCAAAACCTTCATCATATCGTGCTCCATTACCATCGGTACCACCTCGACGACACTGCGGCCTCAAGGTGCCCTATCCATCTAATACTGCACCAACTCGTTCATCGTTATCGCCTATAAAACGCCAGCCGCGTTGCTCGGACTCTGAGGAGGAAAATTGGGACTTAgatgaaaatatcaaatcatCGACACCTCTAAAACCTCCACTTAGTCCAAGTTCTGCATAG
- the LOC126763422 gene encoding DNA replication licensing factor Mcm2: protein MADQVSSPPPATPSDVDRRELRAAMTSPVGDFEPFENEDEILGDQTIRDEEEEDGEELFGDNMENDYRPMPELDHYDPAMLDDDEDFSELSQGERHAAEAEMRKRDRALGIHRDDRDLGFDHSDDDDDVGPRAKRRAAEKATEGEMEDAEMIESIENLEDTKGHSTKEWVSMLGPRTEIANRFQSFLRTFVDERGTYTYRDRIRRMCEQNKSSFVVSYTDLANKEHVLAYFLPEAPFQMLEIFDKVAKEMVLSIFPTYERVTTEIHVRISELPLIEELRTFRKLHLNQLVRTLGVVTATTGVLPQLSVIKYDCVKCGYVLGPFVQSQNTEVKPGSCPECQSAGPFSINMEQTLYRNYQKITLQESPGRIPAGRIPRSKDVILLADLCDLCKPGDELEVTGIYTNNYDGSLNTEQGFPVFATVIIANHIVVKDSKQVVQSLTDEDIATIQKLSKDPRIAERIIASMAPSIYGHEYIKRALALALFGGESKNPGDKHKVRGDINLLICGDPGTAKSQFLKYTEKIAPRAVFTTGQGASAVGLTAYVRRNPISREWTLEAGALVLADQGVCLIDEFDKMNDQDRTSIHEAMEQQSISISKAGIVTSLQARCTVIAASNPIGGRYDPSMTFSENVNLSEPILSRFDVLCVVKDEFDPMQDQHLAKFVVNSHIKHHPSCEEYVEDSQPTGVAEIPQDLLRQYIIYAKENVRPKLTNIDEDKIAKMYAQLRQESFATGSLPITVRHIESVIRMSEAHARMHLRESVTEADVSMSIRMMLESFIEAQKFSVMKKMRTAFQKYLSFQKDHSELLFFILRQLTLDQLAYIRCKEGPSATHVEIMERDLIERAKQLDIFNLKPFYDSEIFKQNGFSYDPKRRTILQIVTEAAV, encoded by the exons atggCG GATCAAGTGAGTTCTCCTCCTCCAGCGACGCCTAGCGATGTTGACCGACGTGAATTGCGTGCTGCTATGACTTCGCCCGTTGGTGATTTTGAACCATTCGAAAATGAAGATGAAATCCTTGGAGATCAAACTATACGAGATGAGGAGGAGGAAGATGGCGAGGAATTATTTGGGGATAACATGGAGAATGACTATCGTCCTATGCCAGAGTTGGACCACTACGATCCCGCAATGTTGGACGACGATGAGGATTTCTCAGAGTTGTCTCAAGGCGAGCGACACGCAGCTGAAGCTGAAATGCGAAAACGTGATCGCGCTCTGGGTATACATCGGGATGATCGTGATCTGGGCTTTGATCACAGTGATGACGACGATGATGTCGGTCCACGCGCAAAACGCCGAGCTGCAGAAAAAGCAACCGAAGGCGAAATGGAAGACGCAGAAATGATAGAATCTATAGAAAACTTGGAAGATACAAAAGGACATTCTACAAAGGAGTGGGTCAGCATGCTTGGACCTCGCACGGAAATTGCTAATCGTTTTCAGTCTTTTTTGCGCACATTTGTTGACGAGCGTGGTACTTACACATACAGGGATCGTATTCGTCGGATGTGTGAGCAAAATAAGTCCTCATTTGTGGTGTCTTATACGGATTTAGCTAATAAGGAACACGTGTTGGCATATTTCCTACCTGAAGCTCCTTTTCAAATGCTAGAAATATTCGACAAAGTTGCAAAAGAAATGGTTTTGTCTATTTTTCCTACTTACGAACGAGTAACAACTGAAATTCATGTCCGCATATCAGAGTTACCTCTTATAGAAGAATTACGTACCTTCCGTAAACTACATTTGAATCAGCTTGTGCGTACTTTGGGTGTGGTTACTGCAACAACTGGAGTGTTACCTCAGCTTTCAGTTATTAAATATGATTGTGTAAAATGTGGTTACGTTTTAGGACCATTTGTACAATCACAAAACACTGAAGTAAAACCGGGATCCTGCCCAGAGTGTCAAAGTGCTGGACCATTTTCG ATCAATATGGAGCAAACGCTGTATCGCAATTACCAAAAGATTACTTTGCAAGAATCACCTGGTCGCATTCCCGCTGGTCGGATACCGAGAAGCAAGGACGTGATTCTTTTGGCGGATCTCTGCGATTTGTGTAAACCAGGCGATGAATTGGAGGTGACTGGTATTTACACCAACAATTATGATGGTTCTTTAAACACAGAACAAGGCTTTCCAGTTTTCGCTACTGTTATTATAGCAAATCACATTGTAGTAAAGGACAGTAAGCAAGTCGTACAGTCCCTTACGGATGAGGATATAGCAACTATTCAGAAACTAAGCAAAGATCCGAGAATAGCAGAAAGAATTATCGCTTCAATGGCTCCTTCCATATATGGACATGAATATATTAAACGTGCTCTAGCCTTGGCACTATTCGGTGGAGAGTCTAAAAACCCTGGTGACAAGCACAAAGTTAGAGGTGATATAAATTTGCTCATATGCGGAGATCCCGGAACAGcaaaatcacaatttttgaaatacacCGAAAAGATAGCACCCCGAGCTGTTTTCACAACTGGTCAAGGTGCCAGTGCTGTAGGTTTGACTGCGTACGTTCGTCGGAATCCAATATCACGTGAGTGGACTTTAGAAGCAGGAGCTTTAGTGCTGGCCGACCAAGGCGTATGTCTTATTGACGAATTTGATAAAATGAATGACCAAGATCGAACATCCATTCATGAAGCCATGGAACAGCAGTCAATCTCAATATCAAAAGCTGGTATTGTAACCTCTTTACAAGCGCGCTGTACAGTCATAGCAGCTTCCAATCCAATCGGCGGTCGATATGATCCGTCGATGACCTTTTCGGAAAATGTCAATCTTTCAGAACCAATCCTCTCACGTTTCGACGTACTTTGTGTAGTTAAAGACGAGTTCGATCCCATGCAAGATCAACATCTGGCTAAGTTCGTAGTAAATTCGCACATCAAACACCATCCATCATGTGAGGAGTATGTAGAAGATTCCCAGCCAACGGGAGTGGCTGAAATACCACAAGATCTTTTGCGTCAGTATATTATTTATGCCAAGGAAAATGTGCGCCCTAAACTCACG aaTATTGATGAAGATAAAATAGCCAAGATGTATGCACAACTTCGCCAGGAGTCTTTTGCCACCGGTTCGTTGCCAATAACCGTAAGACACATAGAAAGTGTAATCCGCATGTCCGAAGCACATGCTCGTATGCATTTGCGTGAGAGTGTTACTGAGGCTGATGTTAGCATGTCTATACGCATGATGTTGGAGAGCTTCATTGAAGCCCAAAAGTTCAGTGTAATGAAGAAAATGCGCACAGCATTCCAGAAGTATCTTTCCTTCCAAAAGGATCACTCAGAATTGCTCTTCTTTATTCTTCGACAATTAACACTCGACCAACTAGCCTATATTCGATGTAAAGAGGGACCTTCGGCAACGCATGTGGAAATAATGGAACGCGATCTCATTGAGCGGGCCAAACAATtggacatttttaatttaaaaccgTTCTATGattctgaaattttcaaacaaaatggATTCTCCTACGACCCGAAACGGCGAACAATTCTACAGATAGTCACAGAAGCCGCTGTGTAA
- the LOC126763728 gene encoding LOW QUALITY PROTEIN: probable ATP-dependent RNA helicase DDX55 homolog (The sequence of the model RefSeq protein was modified relative to this genomic sequence to represent the inferred CDS: inserted 1 base in 1 codon), whose amino-acid sequence MARRKWTDLEKVSLSSPVLEVIESLGFKRTTPVQSASIPLLLQRKDVSVEAVTGSGKTLAFLVPMLEMLQNRHIDTPWTSKEIGALIISPTRELAFQISEVLXKFLQKKELNYLRQKLVVGGSSIEEDISAIKKDNPCILICTPGRLEDLFERKGDLNLAGRVKSLELLVLDEADRLLDLGFKATINNILNYLPRQRRTGLFSATQTTEVTDLIRAGLRNPVRVSVKEKSSISTPIKLQNFYKIVQPEEKFLSLLHFLRSPLASVGKVMVFFPTCACVEYWMTVMTHFLPNRCILGIHGKMKNKRRITVEKFRQAPDAVLLSTDVLARGLDVPEIDWVVQWDPPANASSFVHRVGRTARQGNEGNALVYLLPTEDAYITFLKINQKVELSELQDANHSSEELEQTLQKLHSLQLKDKDVFDKGTRAFVSHVQAYTKHECNAILRLKDLDLGRVATAYGLLQMPRMPELKNCETTRFIGPKCDVEISKLCYKNPQKEKIRQEKLKVYEESGIWPGKKKFKKRTEAWEQTKKAKMDSKTKKELRKAKKQRKIENGVPGDKTKKRKPQYTQEDLDELANDIRLFKKLKRNKISEEDFDKEMGIED is encoded by the exons ATGGCTCGTAGAAAATGGACCGACTTAGAAAAAGTATCTCTTTCTTCACCAGTTCTCGAAGTAATTGAAAGCTTAGGATTTAAGAGAACTACACCGGTTCAA agtgcTTCAATACCGTTACTGCTTCAAAGAAAAGATGTCAGTGTCGAAGCTGTGACAGGTTCCGGGAAGACACTAGCTTTTTTGGTGCCTATGTTAGAGATGTTACAAAATCGTCACATCGATACCCCTTGGACGTCCAAAGAAATTGGTGCGCTGATTATATCACCAACCCGTGAACTTGCCTTTCAGATATCTGAagttc gaaaatttttgcaaaaaaaagaattgaattaTTTACGTCAGAAATTGGTCGTGGGAGGCAGCAGCATAGAGGAAGACATTTCTGCCATTAAAAAAGACAACCCATGTATTTTAATATGTACGCCAGGTCGATTGGAGGATTTATTTGAGAGAAAAGGTGATCTTAACCTTGCCGGTAGGGTAAAAAGTTTG GAATTGCTTGTTCTTGATGAAGCTGACCGATTACTTGATCTGGGCTTCAAAGCAACTATTAATaatattcttaattatttaCCTAGACAACGTCGTACGGGATTATTTTCCGCAACTCAAACTACTGAAGTAACAGATCTTATTCGTGCCGGACTAAGGAATCCTGTCCGAGTTTCGGTTAAAGAAAAATCGAGCATTAGTACaccaataaaattgcaaaacttttataaaatcgTACAGCCTGAGGAAAAGTTTTTATCTCTTCTACATTTCTTACGCTCACCACTTGCTTCTGTTGGAAAAGTTATGGTTTTCTTTCCGACTTGTGCATGTGTGGAATACTGGATGACAGTCATGACACATTTTCTACCTAATCGCTGTATACTGGGAATACAtggcaaaatgaaaaataaacgcAGAATTACTGTGGAAAAATTCAGGCAGGCGCCGGACGCGGTGTTACTCTCTACTGATGTACTAGCACGTGGTCTAGATGTGCCTGAAATTGACTGGGTGGTACAATGGGATCCGCCAGCAAATGCAAGTAGTTTTGTACATCGTGTAGGGCGTACAGCTCGACAGGGTAACGAAGGCAATGCTTTAGTATATCTGCTGCCAACGGAAGATGCTTATATcacttttttaaagataaacCAAAAAGTTGAACTAAGTGAACTACAAGATGCCAATCACAGTAGCGAAGAACTGGAGCAAACTCTACAAAAACTACATTCCCTGCAA TTAAAGGATAAAGATGTTTTTGATAAAGGAACTCGTGCCTTCGTATCACACGTCCAGGCATATACAAAGCATGAATGTAATGCAATTTTACGTTTAAAAGATTTGGATTTGGGAAGAGTAGCTACAGCTTACGGATTACTTCAAATGCCACGCATGCCAGAATTGAAGAATTGTGAAACAACGAGATTTATTGGACCTAAATGTGATgtagaaatatcaaaattatgcTACAAGAATCcccaaaaggaaaaaatacgACAAGAAAAACTTAAGGTCTATGAAGAAAGTGGTATATGGCCGGGGAAGAAGAAGTTTAAAAAGCGTACTGAAGCCTGGGAACAAACGAAGAAGGCGAAAATggattcaaaaactaaaaaagaactAAGAAAAGCTAAGAAGCAGCGAAAAATCGAAAACGGAGTGCCAGGcgataaaacaaagaaaaggaaGCCCCAATATACACAAGAAGATTTAGATGAACTAGCAAACGATATACGCCTATTTAAGAAgctgaaaagaaataaaatttccgaGGAGGATTTCGATAAAGAAATGGGTATTGAGGATTAG